In the genome of Oncorhynchus clarkii lewisi isolate Uvic-CL-2024 chromosome 22, UVic_Ocla_1.0, whole genome shotgun sequence, one region contains:
- the LOC139380648 gene encoding ATP synthase subunit O, mitochondrial-like — MHATNIRVSFATSFHAQKLTYSLKKMAALGLGLQVRQFSTSVLRQALIRPPIDVYGVGGRYATALFSAASKQKKLEQVEKEMRTLSALIKDPKLSSIVMNPHVKRSLKLKFFGDAMTKANLSPISVNLITVLADNGRLTLTADVVGAFAKMMSAHRGEVICTVTTAHPLDEANLAELKVALNGFLAKGETLILETKSDASILGGMIVSIGDKYVDMSTKTKIHKLTKIIRDS; from the exons ATGCATGCTACT AATATACGTGTTTCTTTTGCGACCAGCTTTCATGCGCAGAAGTTGACCTACAGTTTGAAGAAAATGGCAGCATTAGGACTGGGGCTGCAG GTGCGTCAATTCAGCACGTCGGTTCTCCGACAAGCTTTGATCAGG CCCCCTATCGACGTGTATGGGGTCGGAGGTCGCTATGCCACAGccctgttctctgctgccagcAAGCAGAAGAAACTGGAACAagtagagaaggagatgaggacgTTGTCG gCTCTGATCAAGGACCCCAAGCTGTCCAGTATTGTGATGAACCCTCATGTCAAGCGCAGCCTCAAGCTGAAGTTCTTTGGTGATGCCATGACGAAGGCAAATCTCTCCCCAATATCAGTTAACCTCATCA ctGTGTTGGCAGATAATGGCCGTCTGACCCTGACCGCAGATGTAGTTGGCGCCTTTGCGAAAATGATGAGCGCTCACCGTGGCGAGGTCATCTGCACTGTCACCACCGCACAT CCCCTGGATGAGGCTAACCTGGCAGAGCTGAAGGTGGCTCTGAACGGCTTCCTGGCAAAGGGAGAGACACTCATATTAGAGACCAAG TCTGATGCCTCCATCCTGGGTGGTATGATTGTCAGCATAGGAGATAAGTATGTGGACATGTCCACCAAGACAAAGATCCACAAACTGACCAAGATCATCAGAGATAGTTAA
- the LOC139380647 gene encoding sodium/myo-inositol cotransporter-like, with translation MKMGTAVMEAADIAVVVLYFILVLSIGFFAMWKANRSTVSGYFLAGRSMTWVVIGASLFVSNIGSEHFIGLAGSGAASGFAVGAWEFNALLLLQLLGWVFIPVYIHSGVYTMPEYLSKRYGGNRLKVYFASLSVLLYIFTKISVDLYAGALFIQESLGWNLYLSIILLISMTALLTVTGGLVAVMYTDTLQAVLMIGGALSLTIISLIKVGGLEGVRTKYMLAVPNVTAILASGNFTHSPSCRIEPKPDSLRILRGPLDEDIPWPGFLLGQTPASIWYWCADQVIVQRVLAAKNLAHAKGSTLMAGFLKVLPMFIIVIPGMISRILFADEIACIGPEHCLAVCGSKAGCSNIAYPRLVMAVMPVGLRGLMMAVMIAALMSDLDSIFNSASTIFTLDIYQSARRGASHKELLLVGRLFVVFMVVISIAWVPVIIEMQGGQMYLYIQEVAGYLTPPIAALFLLGVFWKRCNERGAFWGGMTGFALGTTRLTLAFIYREPPCDQPDDRPFFITHVHYMYVAAGLFWVSGLVAVVVSLCNPPPDKEQIRTTTLWGLRNMGKLLLKDREEMYKLTDKSPLQLNGGLYKDLPPDICNARCLDGEDVKLLAPPSDFDPATPSGETTPEMTLAMPTTQFDNGHPGLVHAEEGCGDEEDGRCMQLLEWFCGFKEAAYDAHPKRTAEDERAVMEMLYEPPRTKLLLNCGLFLVCSLGIFLFVYFSL, from the coding sequence ATGAAGATGGGTACGGCTGTCATGGAGGCAGCAGACATTGCTGTGGTGGTGCTGTACTTCATCCTGGTCCTGAGCATCGGGTTCTTCGCCATGTGGAAGGCCAACCGCAGCACGGTGAGCGGATACTTCCTTGCGGGACGCTCCATGACATGGGTGGTGATCGGAGCGTCCCTGTTTGTCAGCAACATCGGCAGTGAACACTTCATAGGCCTGGCTGGGTCGGGAGCAGCCAGCGGCTTTGCTGTGGGAGCATGGGAGTTTAACgctcttctcctgctgcagctGCTGGGCTGGGTCTTCATACCTGTGTATATCCACTCTGGTGTGTACACCATGCCGGAGTACCTGTCCAAACGCTATGGGGGCAATAGGCTAAAGGTGTACTTTGCTTCGCTTTCTGTGCTGCTCTACATCTTCACCAAGATCTCTGTGGACTTGTACGCTGGGGCGCTTTTCATCCAGGAGTCACTGGGCTGGAATCtctacctgtctatcattctgctCATTAGTATGACCGCACTGCTTACGGTCACCGGCGGCCTGGTTGCGGTCATGTACACAGATACCCTCCAGGCCGTGCTGATGATTGGTGGAGCTCTCAGCCTGACCATCATCAGCCTGATCAAGGTCGGTGGTCTTGAAGGGGTTCGGACCAAGTACATGCTAGCTGTCCCAAATGTAACAGCTATCCTGGCCAGTGGGAACTTCACCCACTCACCCTCCTGCCGCATCGAGCCCAAGCCAGACTCCCTGAGGATCCTCCGGGGCCCGTTGGACGAGGACATCCCCTGGCCTGGCTTCCTCTTAGGTCAAACCCCAGCTTCCATCTGGTACTGGTGTGCTGACCAGGTTATTGTCCAGAGGGTGCTggctgccaagaaccttgcccacGCCAAGGGCTCCACgctgatggctggcttcctgaaGGTCCTGCCCATGTTTATTATCGTTATCCCCGGGATGATATCCCGGATCTTGTTTGCAGATGAGATTGCCTGCATTGGGCCAGAGCACTGCCTGGCTGTGTGTGGCTCTAAGGCGGGGTGCTCCAATATTGCATACCCGCGGCTGGTCATGGCAGTGATGCCTGTTGGACTGCGAGGGCTGATGATGGCTGTGATGATTGCGGCTCTCATGAGTGATCTGGACTCTATCTTTAACAGTGCTAGCACTATCTTCACCCTGGACATCTACCAGAGTGCTAGGCGTGGTGCGTCCCATAAAGAGCTGTTGTTGGTGGGCCGGCTGTTCGTGGTGTTCATGGTGGTTATCAGCATCGCCTGGGTCCCTGTCATCATCGAGATGCAGGGCGGCCAGATGTACCTGTACATACAGGAAGTAGCCGGATACCTAACCCCGCCCATTGCCGCCCTCTTCCTGCTGGGTGTGTTCTGGAAGCGCTGCAACGAAAGGGGTGCATTCTGGGGCGGTATGACCGGGTTTGCGCTGGGTACCACCCGGCTGACCTTGGCGTTTATTTACCGAGAGCCTCCCTGTGACCAGCCAGACGACAGGCCTTTCTTCATCACACATGTCCACTACATGTATGTGGCTGCTGGGCTGTTCTGGGTGTCTGGACTGGTGGCTGTGGTCGTCAGTCTCTGCAACCCTCCTCCAGATAAGGAGCAGATCCGCACAACCACATTATGGGGCCTGCGTAACATGGGAAAGCTTCTCCTCAAAGACCGTGAGGAGATGTACAAGCTGACGGATAAGAGCCCTTTGCAGTTGAATGGAGGCCTCTATAAGGATCTGCCCCCAGACATCTGCAATGCTAGGTGTCTAGATGGGGAGGACGTCAAGCTGCTAGCTCCGCCTTCTGACTTTGACCCCGCGACTCCCAGTGGCGAGACAACCCCGGAAATGACACTAGCAATGCCCACCACCCAGTTTGATAACGGGCACCCAGGGCTAGTGCATGCAGAGGAAGGTTGTGGGGATGAGGAGGATGGGAGGTGCATGCAGCTGTTGGAGTGGTTCTGTGGGTTTAAGGAAGCGGCATATGATGCCCATCCCAAAAGGACAGCGGAGGACGAGAGAGCCGTTATGGAGATGCTGTACGAGCCACCCAGAACCAAACTGCTGCTCAACTGTGGCCTGTTTCTCGTCTGCTCATTGGGAATATTCCTATTTGTCTACTTCTCTCTATAG
- the LOC139380486 gene encoding potassium voltage-gated channel subfamily E member 2-like, whose translation MLPNWSNMTLHLEDSLTRALGHYLDNWSRNSSKAEQALDNTLAEENFRNVIWYLIVMIGMFAFIVVAILVSTVKSKRREHSNDPYHKYIEEDWTAQLQQQSFVINNSTAN comes from the coding sequence ATGCTGCCTAATTGGTCAAACATGACCCTCCACCTGGAGGACTCTCTGACCCGTGCCCTGGGCCATTATCTTGACAACTGGAGCCGGAACTCCTCAAAGGCAGAACAGGCTCTGGACAACACTCTGGCAGAGGAGAACTTCAGGAACGTCATATGGTATCTGATAGTGATGATCGGAATGTTTGCCTTCATCGTTGTGGCGATCCTGGTGAGCACAGTGAAGTCGAAGCGACGTGAGCATTCTAATGACCCCTACCATAAATACATTGAGGAAGACTGGACCGCCCAGCTCCAACAGCAGAGCTTCGTCATCAACAACTCCACGGCCAACTAA